A stretch of Prunus dulcis chromosome 6, ALMONDv2, whole genome shotgun sequence DNA encodes these proteins:
- the LOC117632037 gene encoding GPI-anchored protein LLG1 codes for MVLNQSFCFSFAILFFFLLMGFPASSSSPTFISGGIFESQASIGRNLLQAKKGCPVNFEFLNYTVITSRCKGPQYPAAQCCDAFKELACPYTDVLNDLTNECASIMFSYINLYGNYPPGLFANECHEGKEGLLCPALPPSASADDVNGVHTTCNRSPLLMLTAGFVVLLFRLL; via the exons ATGGTGTTGAATCAAAGCTTTTGCTTCAGCTTTGcaattctcttcttcttccttttgatGGGTTTtcctgcttcttcttcttctcctacTTTCATTTCAG GTGGTATCTTTGAATCTCAGGCTTCAATCGGCCGGAACCTACTGCAGGCCAAGAAAG GCTGTCCGGTGAACTTTGAGTTTTTGAACTACACTGTTATCACAAGCCGATGCAAAGGACCACAGTACCCTGCTGCCCAGTGTTGTGATGCATTCAAGGAATTGGCTTGTCCTTATACAGATGTGCTGAATGACTTGACAAATGAATGTGCTTCAATTATGTTCAGCTACATTAACCTCTATGGAAACTACCCACCGGGGCTTTTTGCCAATGAGTGCCATGAAGGGAAGGAAGGTCTTCTATGCCCTGCATTACCACCATCGGCGTCGGCTGACGATGTAAATGGTGTTCATACCACATGCAATCGATCTCCATTGCTAATGCTCACAGCTGGTTTCGTAGTATTGTTATTCAGGTTATTATGA
- the LOC117632035 gene encoding pentatricopeptide repeat-containing protein At5g66520-like, whose product MAIIAALAPPSLANQNKLPSFSSKIPVRMPTTLVFLRMCSNFQEVRQVHAQLVVSGLLDRPPNAGRLLQSYVTVSQIYHASSVFDRISCPDVFAYNNMIRGLILCKCPNNSLLLYNKLVLDGLKPDSYTYTFVLKACSQLSAIFEGRQVHCRIVKAGTAMDTHVHSSLIHMYSSSTDSLVCAEQVLAGFPEENTIAKNSLISGYLSQGEVEKAREMFDNMVQKDDASWSAMIAGYTKNGMSAEALGLFQKMMMISEVSPNEATLVSSLSACAHLGALDQGKWIHAYADKIGAKISVTLGTALIDMYAKCGSIEHGYEVFKKMPQKDLVAWGVIISGFAIHGQAEKCFELFDDMVANGTYPNEIIFVAILSACSHAGYVEMGYHYFYQMVHEYGIRPSIEHYGCMVDLLGRAGRLAEAEELIMSLPEKPNSVIWGALLGACRMHNDLRRGNLAFKHLTELEPMSGDRYKLAGLMFAKAGEKETATKITKLIRENNLETTRGLSFIEIDGVVHDFEAGTINHSKYNEIYKMWGEGLIDF is encoded by the coding sequence ATGGCAATCATTGCTGCTCTTGCTCCTCCGTCTCTTGCCAATCAGAACAAGTTACCATCCTTCTCTTCGAAAATCCCGGTTAGAATGCCAACCACTCTGGTTTTTCTTCGAATGTGTAGCAACTTCCAAGAAGTAAGACAAGTACATGCTCAATTAGTTGTATCAGGACTGCTTGACCGCCCTCCAAATGCAGGGAGGCTTCTTCAGTCCTATGTTACAGTGTCACAAATTTACCATGCCTCATCAGTTTTCGATAGAATATCTTGTCCTGATGTATTTGCCTACAATAACATGATCAGAGGATTGATACTGTGTAAGTGCCCAAATAATTCTTTGTTGCTGTATAATAAACTTGTACTAGATGGCTTAAAACCAGACAGTTACACTTATACCTTTGTTCTTAAAGCATGTTCCCAACTGAGTGCAATCTTTGAAGGTAGACAAGTGCATTGCCGGATAGTTAAGGCCGGCACAGCAATGGATACACACGTTCATAGCTCACTAATACACATGTACTCGAGTTCAACGGACAGTTTGGTCTGTGCAGAACAAGTTCTTGCAGGCTTCCCTGAAGAGAACACGATTGCGAAGAACTCGTTGATTTCAGGGTATCTCAGTCAGGGTGAAGTAGAAAAGGCTAGAGAAATGTTTGATAACATGGTACAAAAGGATGACGCATCTTGGAGCGCAATGATAGCAGGGTACACAAAGAATGGTATGTCTGCAGAAGCATTAGGCCTCTTTCagaaaatgatgatgatttcCGAAGTTTCTCCAAATGAGGCAACCCTTGTGAGCTCATTGTCTGCCTGTGCTCATTTGGGAGCTTTAGACCAAGGAAAATGGATACATGCATATGCTGATAAAATTGGGGCTAAGATTAGTGTCACTCTTGGTACTGCTCTCATAGACATGTATGCCAAATGTGGCAGCATTGAACATGGCTATGAAGTCTTTAAGAAGATGCCACAAAAAGATTTAGTTGCTTGGGGGGTTATTATTTCTGGTTTTGCCATACACGGGCAAGCTGAAAAGTGCTTTGAACTGTTTGATGACATGGTTGCTAATGGAACTTATCCGAATGAGATAATTTTTGTGGCTATTTTATCTGCTTGCTCCCATGCCGGCTATGTTGAAATGGGATATCATTACTTTTATCAAATGGTGCATGAGTATGGGATAAGACCATCCATTGAACATTATGGATGCATGGTGGACCTTCTTGGCCGTGCCGGGCGGCTGGCTGAGGCAGAAGAACTTATCATGTCACTGCCAGAAAAGCCCAATTCGGTTATATGGGGTGCGTTACTTGGTGCTTGTAGGATGCACAATGACCTGAGGAGAGGGAACCTTGCTTTCAAGCACTTGACTGAACTTGAGCCAATGTCTGGCGACAGATATAAACTTGCAGGGCTTATGTTCGCTAAGGCTGGGGAAAAGGAAACTGCAACTAAAATTACAAAGCTCATCAGAGAAAATAACTTGGAGACAACTCGTGGACTGAGCTTTATTGAAATTGATGGTGTGGTCCATGACTTTGAAGCAGGGACTATTAATCATAGCAAGTACAATGAAATCTACAAGATGTGGGGGGAAGGGTTAATAGATTTTTAG